In Diabrotica undecimpunctata isolate CICGRU chromosome 9, icDiaUnde3, whole genome shotgun sequence, the DNA window TTTCTATTGAATTTTATgtaataatacaataattttaatattattctattTCTAAACAGTTTGTAATACGGtcctgttcattttcccatgcgccGCCGTGAACTAGTTACTTACTCGTTTAGTCGGGCAAGCGCAGGTGCTCGTTGTGTTTTAGTTTAGTTCATATCGACGTGTTGTTATACATAGATACACACTTTTCTTACGATTCGTAGTGAATaaaatttagtattatttatatttgaaatggCAAGTGAACTCAGTTCAAGTGAAAGTGAACCGTTTCAAGATTCGTCATCGGATTTCATTCCTGATTCCGAATCAAGTGAGGAGAATGCTGTAAACGAAGTTGCTGCAAGCAATGTTGCCACTACGTCTGGActggttgaaaataaaaaatcgaAAAAGAGGAGCAGGGAGCCGAATATGTGGAAGCGAAACCAGAGAAAATTAAGAAGATCTAAAGGTGAAGAGTACATTAATGTTAAAGGAAACATAGTGGAAAGACGAAGTAGAGGAGGTCCATGCCAGTGCCGGTTCAAATGTTTTGAAGGCATAAGCGAAGAAACTCTTGATAAAATTTTCACGTCTTTTTATGAAATAGGTGATAAAGAGCAACAAGATATCTATTTAGGTAAGGATAAAATTATTGGCGCCTGAAAGCACGTATTAGTTATATATCGTTTCATAGGTTCTTGGGTATGCAGATTTCGGTTCCGAGGTCTATttgatatttaaacaaataaatgacGATTCCAATAGCCTTCCATACCTGTTGGTACGGACGGCAAATAATGATTTTTACGAAATAttgattttctgttctttttttcaGGTGGTTTAATACAGACGAGAAACGTTGACAGAAGGCGACCGAAAGGAGGTGGTGGAGTTCCAAGAGGCCAaacgtttttatataaaataaagagagGCATATTTGAGAAAAAAGTGTGTAAAACGGCATTTATGAACATTCACGCAATAACGAAAAGCAGGGTGGAGAGAATAGCGACTCATATGGCTTCACAGATAGTAGGTCCGAAAGACATGCGAGGGCGCCATGAAACTAGACCAAATAAAATCCCAGATCAAATTATCAAGTCCATTGAGGATCATATAAATAGCTTTCCAAGAAGAAAAAGCCATTATAGCAGAAATGATAACCTAAACAGAAGATATCTTTCATCCGAACTGAATTTAAGGCTTATGCAcagattgtatttaaaaaaatatgaaccaGAACAGCATAATCTATTAGACACACCAGAGTTTAAGCCAAAAGTTTCATACACATATTATCGGCGTGTATTTgtggaaaattttaatttaaccttTGGCCACCCTAGAACAGATACTTGCAAAACTTGCGACatccttgacaataaaataaaatgtgccAAAGATGATGAAACTCAAAACACATTGAAGGTGGAAAAAAAAGTGCACCTGACTAAAGCTGATACTTTCTATAAAGATTTAACAGAGAAAACTGCTTTGGCTAAGGAAGATCCCAGAGTTGAAGTCATGTCATTTGATTTTGAACAAAACATGCCCCTGCCACATGTTCCTTCTGGTGACGTGTTCTACAAGCGCCAGTTGTGGTTTTATCCATTTTGTATCCATAAGGGCAGCGTTTCGAAGAGTTACTTTTATGTTTTCGATGAAATAACGGGTCGGAAATCTCCAAATGAAGTGATAAGTTgcttacacgattttattaataACTACATTGATCCTCAGGTAACAACCCTTTACGTTTATAGTGACAACTGCGCTGCGCAGAACAAGAACTCCGTTCTTGTTCACTTTTGGCAATCTCTTCTATTGCATGGAAGATTCAAGAGAATAAGACATCGTTATCCCGAACCTGGGCATAGTTTTTTGCCCTGCGACAGGTCGTTTGCTCTggtggaaaaagaaaaaagaaagaaagaaagagttTATCTGCCAGAGGAATGGAGTCGCATGATAGCAAATACCAGTAAGAAGTTTATTGTGAAAACTGTTAAACAAGATATGATTCTAAACTATAAAGAAGTTCTTGAGCCATTTTTTaagaaaagcaatattaaaaatagttttggtGCAAAATTTACCATATCGAAATATAAAGTTATCGAATTTAGTGATACACATAGAGAGACTGTTACGTGCTCAGAGTCAGCGAATGGTTTTGTGACTGAGGATTTCGTTCTTTTAAAGAAATCTTGTGTACCGATTTTTCCACAAGTACACAATAAGGTTTATAATGCACCGTTGCCTTTGAAAAGGGATAAGCTATTAAATGTCATGGAATTGGCCAGACAGTATGTTGGCGAGGCTGAAATGTGGTACTACCAACAACTTGTTCCTGTAAAGCCAGAAGAATGCCAAACTTCCGAAACTGAAGATGAACACTAGTAACCTAATATTAcctgttttttatgttttcataTTCCACtgattagtttgtattttgatattaatgtaataaggacattttatttagtttctttactttttgtatccaaataacatataaatacctaaaactattttttttgtatatttttggcaaagcagctccaatttttttttattttattaaaatatgatatttacaatatttacaaaaactacGTAAAAACTTTTTCTTTACATGCTTTCACCacaggaaaaaaaataataaaaaataaactaattttgaatttttggGAGGTTTTTTTCTATTTCCCACAAATTTTAAAATACGGAGCTACCTGGTCATTGCAGCCACCCCTTCAATTGTGCCTCATGATCCAAATTTGGCCACTCTGACTCTTCCAATTTCAACCATTCAGGCCCAATTGACCAAAATTGTAAACCAATAATTTTCGACGGTAACACGCCCCTAGATAAAAGATCTGCTGGATTGTGCTCTGATCTCACATGTCTAAATTCACCACATTTAGCAATGGCCTTAATTTGACTAACCCTGTTTGTGACAAAACTTGTAATTTACAAACATCAGTTTTAAGCCATCCCAATACCACTGTAGAATCTgtccaataaaaaatattattaattttcacTGTAAGAGATGCTTGAACTACTGCAACTAATTTAACCAATACCAATATAGCACAGAGTTCAAGTCTCGGAATTGTTTGTGCCTTCAATGGAGCTACACTCACTTTAGGACACAACAAATTTAGTGTTACCAATCTCTCATGGTCTATACTTCTAAGGTAAACACAAGCTCCATATGCCAATTTTGAAGCGTCTGCAAACCCATGAATATCCACTGTTATAGCATTCTTGCAAACCACATGTCTTTTAATTCGTAGACTATTTAAATTTAAGAACTCTGCCCTCAATTTTCTCCATTCTGTTTCCAAATGGTAAGGCAATGACTCATCCCAGTGAAGTTTTTGCTGCCACATTTTTTGTAACAACTGTTTTGCCAAAAGTACTGAGGGTCCCACCAACCCTAAGGGATCAAAATCCTTGAAACTTCTGATAATATGGATCGTTTGGTATGCCTATTGTCTTGAGCTGAAAAATCTATTGCAAACATCAATGTGTCTTCTTTAAATGCCCAAATCAACCCCAGTGTCTTGTTTTTATCCTTTTCTCCAATCTGAACAGAACCAGAAACATCTTCTGATTTTGCCAATGCGAGCTGCACCTCTTTACTGTTTGTTATCCATTTTCTCAACTCCATACCTCCACCTTGTAAAACTTGATCTACTTCCTTGCACAAACTTATTGCTTCCTCTGCTGATTCAGCACCAGTAAGTAGGTCATCTACGTAgaaatcttttaaaattatttgagaaGCTTCAGGTCTGTTCTCTGCACACTGAACTCCTAACTCCTTCAAACATCTCATTGCCAAGTAAGGTGATGACTTTGTTCCATATGTCACTGTGTTGAGTGTATACTCCTTTAAGTCTGCATCAGGTGATGCTCTCCAAATTATTTTTTGTAAGGGCCGTTGCCCAGGAACAACCCAAATCATCCTGTACATCTTAGCGACATCTCCACCAACTACACAATAACATTAACAATATAGAAACCAAATCTTCTTGTACTTTTGGTCCATTATATTGCAAATCATTGAAAGATACACCTGTATCAGTAG includes these proteins:
- the LOC140450757 gene encoding uncharacterized protein; translation: MASELSSSESEPFQDSSSDFIPDSESSEENAVNEVAASNVATTSGLVENKKSKKRSREPNMWKRNQRKLRRSKGEEYINVKGNIVERRSRGGPCQCRFKCFEGISEETLDKIFTSFYEIGDKEQQDIYLGGLIQTRNVDRRRPKGGGGVPRGQTFLYKIKRGIFEKKVCKTAFMNIHAITKSRVERIATHMASQIVGPKDMRGRHETRPNKIPDQIIKSIEDHINSFPRRKSHYSRNDNLNRRYLSSELNLRLMHRLYLKKYEPEQHNLLDTPEFKPKVSYTYYRRVFVENFNLTFGHPRTDTCKTCDILDNKIKCAKDDETQNTLKVEKKVHLTKADTFYKDLTEKTALAKEDPRVEVMSFDFEQNMPLPHVPSGDVFYKRQLWFYPFCIHKGSVSKSYFYVFDEITGRKSPNEVISCLHDFINNYIDPQVTTLYVYSDNCAAQNKNSVLVHFWQSLLLHGRFKRIRHRYPEPGHSFLPCDRSFALVEKEKRKKERVYLPEEWSRMIANTSKKFIVKTVKQDMILNYKEVLEPFFKKSNIKNSFGAKFTISKYKVIEFSDTHRETVTCSESANGFVTEDFVLLKKSCVPIFPQVHNKVYNAPLPLKRDKLLNVMELARQYVGEAEMWYYQQLVPVKPEECQTSETEDEH
- the LOC140450758 gene encoding uncharacterized protein, whose protein sequence is MWQQKLHWDESLPYHLETEWRKLRAEFLNLNSLRIKRHVVCKNAITVDIHGFADASKLAYGACVYLRSIDHERLVTLNLLCPKVSVAPLKAQTIPRLELCAILVLVKLVAVVQASLTVKINNIFYWTDSTVVLGWLKTDVCKLQVLSQTGLVKLRPLLNVVNLDM
- the LOC140450759 gene encoding uncharacterized protein; translated protein: MYRMIWVVPGQRPLQKIIWRASPDADLKEYTLNTVTYGTKSSPYLAMRCLKELGVQCAENRPEASQIILKDFYVDDLLTGAESAEEAISLCKEVDQVLQGGGMELRKWITNSKEVQLALAKSEDVSGSVQIGEKDKNKTLGLIWAFKEDTLMFAIDFSAQDNRHTKRSILSEVSRILIP